The following proteins are encoded in a genomic region of Sphingopyxis sp. YF1:
- a CDS encoding major royal jelly family protein has protein sequence MKTSVKLLLAAGAVLSLAACATTREGASAPRIEQVATFDGAMPTGVTVAPNGRIFVNFPQWGDNAPFTVAELVNGRAVPYPDAATNRPDAADPAGHFISVQSVVADGANRLWVLDTAAPNFSQPQVGGAKLVAIDLATNRVVKTIVLPPSVVLSTTYLNDVRFDLRTGAEGVAYITDSSNTGVGGIIVVDIASGRAIRRLSNHATTNPEPGFTPTADGAVLMNRPADGPATPFAVASDAIGLSADGSLLYYGPLSGRTLHAVPTAMLRDPAVSEEELGRAVRSMGRKGASDGIAEDDRGRVFAGDYENNAIRVLDQGRWSTLVSDPRISWPDTLSIGTNGYLYFTANQLHRQPGFHGGRDLRRKPYELLRIRVGAGPVLLRSK, from the coding sequence ATGAAAACGTCCGTCAAACTGCTTCTGGCCGCTGGCGCGGTCCTCTCGCTCGCCGCCTGCGCGACAACCCGCGAGGGTGCATCCGCGCCCCGGATCGAACAGGTCGCGACCTTCGATGGCGCGATGCCGACTGGCGTGACCGTCGCCCCCAATGGGCGCATCTTCGTCAACTTCCCGCAATGGGGCGACAACGCGCCGTTCACGGTGGCCGAGCTGGTCAATGGCAGGGCGGTGCCCTATCCCGACGCCGCGACTAACCGTCCCGATGCGGCCGATCCGGCAGGGCATTTTATCTCGGTGCAGAGCGTGGTTGCCGACGGCGCCAATCGCCTCTGGGTGCTCGATACGGCGGCGCCCAACTTCTCGCAGCCGCAAGTTGGCGGTGCAAAACTGGTGGCGATCGACCTCGCGACCAACCGAGTGGTGAAGACAATCGTCCTGCCGCCCAGCGTCGTGCTGTCCACGACCTATCTCAACGATGTGCGCTTCGATCTTCGCACGGGCGCTGAGGGCGTCGCCTACATCACCGACAGCAGCAACACGGGCGTCGGCGGCATCATCGTCGTCGACATCGCCAGCGGGCGTGCGATCCGCCGCCTGTCGAACCATGCGACTACCAATCCCGAGCCCGGCTTCACCCCGACCGCCGACGGCGCGGTGCTGATGAACCGCCCGGCCGATGGACCCGCGACGCCGTTCGCAGTGGCGAGTGACGCGATCGGGCTTAGCGCCGACGGCAGCCTACTCTATTACGGCCCGTTATCTGGCCGCACGCTGCACGCGGTCCCCACGGCCATGCTGCGGGATCCCGCGGTGTCTGAGGAAGAACTCGGCCGCGCCGTTCGTAGCATGGGGCGCAAGGGTGCTTCGGACGGGATCGCCGAAGACGACCGGGGCCGCGTGTTCGCCGGCGACTACGAGAACAACGCGATCCGCGTGCTCGACCAAGGCCGTTGGTCGACGCTGGTCAGCGACCCGCGCATCAGCTGGCCCGACACGCTGTCGATCGGTACCAACGGCTATCTCTACTTCACCGCCAACCAGCTCCACCGCCAGCCCGGCTTCCACGGCGGGCGGGACCTGCGCCGCAAGCCCTATGAACTGCTGCGCATCAGGGTGGGCGCCGGTCCCGTCCTGTTGCGCTCGAAGTGA
- a CDS encoding phage integrase N-terminal SAM-like domain-containing protein — MDELIQIDAISPLSQCLIDNMTLRGFSPETQRNYLLDVGRFATWLRRSPHTASTEDIRQFQFEQHQSGVWAPTMNSIVGAPRFFFMHTLDRSDLARSSAHDPCGSGIEDFPTPAASETLNDSLQTAYGQLRPNSSRTAVRLFGSNINRIPIDEKEPNSL, encoded by the coding sequence ATGGACGAGCTTATCCAGATTGACGCGATCAGCCCGCTGAGCCAGTGCCTGATCGACAATATGACCTTGCGCGGGTTCTCTCCGGAGACGCAGCGTAACTATCTTCTCGACGTCGGACGGTTCGCAACTTGGCTGCGTCGCTCGCCCCACACCGCGAGCACCGAGGATATCCGGCAGTTTCAGTTCGAGCAGCACCAGTCGGGCGTGTGGGCGCCAACGATGAACAGCATCGTCGGCGCGCCTAGGTTTTTCTTCATGCACACCCTCGACCGCTCCGATCTCGCGCGTAGCTCAGCGCATGACCCTTGCGGTTCGGGCATTGAGGACTTTCCGACGCCGGCGGCGTCTGAAACTCTCAACGATAGCCTACAGACCGCTTACGGCCAGCTCAGGCCGAACAGTAGCCGGACAGCGGTTCGCTTATTTGGCAGCAACATTAATCGAATCCCAATCGATGAAAAAGAACCGAACTCGCTTTAG
- a CDS encoding site-specific integrase — translation MNPKGLWRDPRSGIFYLRRRIPLPLQSAFACGQLYKVSLGTADQRHAERKLAIANGEYEQKCEQFRDALANDAPRSFTSDEARVLVDRLLTARSATGFASGGMDVAFLLKELDDAVADQSGDHRATAQDMSPTEWIAYRKRLAGSDADDEFSPETLARIEAHHASVHRDLGDLWFSFQKRVPHRRWRPLLSFAVAKIKRELKLPEEANRGIDEPLADALADALGSPQVREQVPVLPSARRRANSSRLQPDMKLDALEAKWIAARKPTPKAQAATKTAVRYFKSYIGDVGIGEITPNDLFEFRDAIAVLPKSMPRVHRMMEFVDIHALYADRSGVDRISPQSIKKYLGAVQALLGFAFQERFIPANTAAGIKVEGYTKKSTRRPFTKDELAQLFAAKLFTAAWSHPLSKSKVSDSTLRWLFLLGLCTGARIEELGQILLADIKSEQGIPYIDVTDYVMDEIDERKRVKTDGSIRVIPLHPKLIALGFLDYVQRMRSSGAVRLFPDLEADSLGVKTKEASRRANRLIDNAVGDDPRLVFYSFRHSFKDLCRDANIPKDVHDQLMGHSPADVGGGYGLGRAIGNLAAHLKRVRFFFIDWDSINVAAK, via the coding sequence ATGAATCCGAAGGGACTCTGGCGCGATCCACGCAGCGGCATTTTTTATCTTCGCCGCCGTATCCCGCTGCCGTTGCAAAGCGCCTTCGCTTGCGGCCAACTTTACAAGGTAAGCCTCGGCACCGCCGATCAGCGCCATGCCGAACGCAAGCTGGCGATTGCCAATGGTGAATATGAGCAGAAGTGCGAACAATTTCGCGACGCGCTCGCAAACGACGCTCCAAGATCCTTCACTTCCGACGAGGCGCGTGTCTTGGTTGACCGCCTCCTCACCGCCAGGTCCGCTACCGGGTTTGCGAGCGGCGGTATGGATGTCGCTTTCTTGCTCAAGGAGCTCGACGACGCCGTCGCGGACCAATCGGGAGACCATCGGGCCACCGCACAAGACATGAGTCCAACCGAATGGATCGCTTATCGCAAGAGGTTGGCGGGAAGCGACGCCGACGATGAGTTTTCTCCCGAAACACTCGCTCGGATCGAGGCTCACCATGCTTCGGTCCATCGCGACCTTGGCGATCTGTGGTTCAGTTTTCAGAAACGGGTACCGCACCGCCGTTGGCGCCCCCTGCTCAGCTTCGCCGTCGCGAAAATAAAGCGTGAACTAAAACTACCCGAGGAGGCGAATCGCGGGATCGACGAACCGCTCGCCGATGCACTGGCCGATGCGCTGGGTTCGCCGCAAGTCCGCGAACAAGTTCCCGTACTCCCCTCGGCCCGGCGCCGCGCAAATTCGAGCCGGCTCCAACCGGACATGAAGCTCGACGCCCTCGAGGCGAAATGGATCGCGGCGCGCAAGCCGACGCCGAAGGCGCAGGCCGCGACGAAAACGGCCGTACGCTATTTCAAAAGCTATATCGGCGATGTCGGCATCGGCGAAATCACGCCCAACGATCTGTTCGAATTTCGTGACGCGATAGCGGTGCTGCCAAAAAGTATGCCGCGAGTGCATCGCATGATGGAGTTTGTCGACATTCATGCGCTCTATGCGGACAGATCGGGCGTAGACCGCATATCCCCGCAATCGATCAAAAAATATCTCGGCGCGGTCCAAGCCCTCCTCGGGTTCGCTTTCCAGGAGCGCTTCATCCCTGCGAACACCGCCGCCGGTATCAAAGTCGAAGGATACACAAAAAAGAGCACGCGGCGCCCATTTACCAAGGACGAACTCGCTCAGCTATTTGCGGCCAAGCTGTTCACCGCGGCTTGGTCTCACCCTCTGAGCAAGTCAAAGGTCTCCGATTCGACGCTGCGCTGGTTGTTCCTGCTCGGGCTTTGCACGGGCGCTCGAATTGAGGAACTTGGTCAGATATTGCTCGCGGACATCAAGTCCGAGCAAGGGATCCCTTATATCGACGTCACGGACTACGTCATGGACGAGATTGACGAGCGCAAACGGGTGAAGACCGACGGTTCTATTCGCGTGATACCGCTCCATCCCAAACTGATAGCGCTCGGGTTTCTCGACTACGTCCAACGGATGCGGTCAAGCGGAGCAGTCCGGCTTTTTCCTGACCTCGAGGCTGATTCGCTGGGCGTAAAGACCAAGGAGGCGAGCCGCCGCGCCAACCGCCTAATCGACAATGCCGTCGGCGACGACCCGCGCCTCGTGTTTTATAGTTTCCGACACAGCTTCAAGGATCTCTGCCGCGACGCCAACATTCCCAAGGACGTGCACGACCAGCTTATGGGGCATTCGCCCGCAGATGTGGGCGGAGGCTACGGTTTGGGACGGGCGATCGGCAATCTTGCAGCCCACCTAAAGCGAGTTCGGTTCTTTTTCATCGATTGGGATTCGATTAATGTTGCTGCCAAATAA
- the recJ gene encoding single-stranded-DNA-specific exonuclease RecJ: protein MSGAALGITRSIAGQPWHWRRASADMASENLAPDDLVTQLLLARGVPRDDLERQRTPTLRGFMPDPALFRDMDAAAERLADAVEAKEAITIFGDYDVDGATSAALLVRLLRDLGVPVGAYIPDRLMEGYGPSGAALVKIGEAGSRLVVTVDCGAQAFDAIAEANAAGVETIIVDHHQCATTLPAAFAVVNPNRLDEAPEAAAHGNLAAVGVAFLLGAALLRVLRGRGFFANRAEPALIDLLDLVALGTVADVARLTGFNRALVTQGLKIMGRRGNIGLAALMDAARLTKAPTATDMGFALGPRINAGGRVGKSDLGVRLLTTADPQEAAEISQELNRLNEERRAIEAAVLDQAMAMSERAANAPVAIVAGAGWHPGVIGIVAGRLKEKLRRPAIVIALDDGGIGKGSGRSISGVDLGAAILAAKESGLLVAGGGHAMAAGLTVEADRLDALGAFLNERLAADVERASGDRSLLIDAVLAPRGISPLWCEAIESAGPYGAGWPAPRVATGPVRIVESGIVGTDHVRLIVAGDDGGRFKAIAFRAAETELGQALLHARGRKLWLAGRAKRDDWGSRPAAELHLEDAAWAD from the coding sequence ATGAGCGGCGCGGCCCTCGGCATCACGCGCTCGATCGCCGGGCAGCCGTGGCACTGGCGCCGCGCCAGCGCCGACATGGCGTCGGAGAATCTGGCGCCCGACGATCTGGTCACCCAGCTCCTGCTCGCGCGCGGGGTGCCGCGCGACGACCTCGAGCGCCAGCGCACGCCGACGCTGCGCGGCTTCATGCCCGACCCGGCGCTGTTCCGCGACATGGATGCCGCCGCCGAACGCCTTGCCGATGCGGTCGAAGCGAAGGAAGCGATCACCATCTTCGGCGACTATGACGTCGACGGCGCGACCTCGGCGGCGCTGCTCGTGCGGCTGCTGCGCGACCTCGGCGTGCCGGTCGGCGCCTATATCCCCGACCGGCTGATGGAAGGCTATGGCCCCTCGGGCGCGGCGCTGGTCAAGATCGGCGAGGCGGGATCGAGGCTGGTCGTCACCGTCGATTGCGGCGCGCAGGCGTTCGACGCGATCGCCGAGGCCAATGCGGCGGGGGTCGAGACGATCATCGTCGACCATCACCAATGCGCGACCACGCTCCCCGCCGCCTTTGCCGTCGTCAACCCCAACCGGCTCGACGAGGCCCCCGAGGCGGCGGCGCACGGTAATCTCGCCGCGGTCGGGGTCGCCTTCCTGCTCGGCGCGGCGCTGCTCCGCGTGCTGCGCGGGCGCGGTTTCTTTGCGAATCGCGCCGAACCCGCGCTGATCGACCTGCTCGACCTCGTCGCGCTCGGCACCGTCGCCGACGTCGCAAGGCTGACCGGTTTCAACCGCGCGCTGGTGACGCAGGGGCTCAAGATCATGGGCCGGCGCGGCAACATCGGCCTCGCGGCGCTGATGGACGCGGCGCGGCTGACCAAGGCCCCGACCGCGACCGACATGGGCTTCGCGCTCGGCCCGCGCATCAACGCCGGCGGACGCGTCGGCAAATCCGACCTCGGTGTCCGGCTGCTGACGACGGCGGATCCGCAAGAGGCCGCCGAGATTTCGCAGGAATTGAATCGCCTCAACGAGGAGCGCCGCGCGATCGAGGCGGCGGTGCTCGACCAGGCGATGGCGATGAGCGAGCGCGCCGCCAATGCGCCGGTCGCAATCGTCGCCGGCGCCGGATGGCATCCCGGGGTGATCGGCATCGTCGCCGGACGGCTCAAGGAAAAGCTCCGCCGCCCCGCGATCGTCATCGCGCTCGACGACGGGGGGATCGGCAAGGGCTCGGGGCGCTCGATCAGCGGCGTCGACCTGGGGGCCGCGATCCTCGCCGCAAAGGAATCGGGCCTGCTCGTCGCCGGCGGCGGGCATGCGATGGCGGCGGGGCTGACGGTCGAGGCGGACAGGCTCGACGCGCTCGGCGCCTTCCTCAACGAACGGCTCGCCGCCGATGTCGAGCGCGCGAGCGGCGACCGCTCGCTGCTCATCGATGCGGTGCTCGCCCCGCGCGGCATTTCGCCCCTATGGTGCGAGGCGATCGAGAGCGCTGGGCCGTACGGCGCCGGCTGGCCCGCACCGCGCGTCGCGACCGGGCCGGTGCGAATCGTCGAATCGGGGATCGTCGGCACCGATCATGTCCGGCTGATCGTCGCCGGCGACGACGGCGGGCGCTTCAAGGCGATCGCCTTCCGCGCCGCCGAGACCGAGCTCGGCCAGGCGCTGCTCCACGCGCGCGGGCGCAAATTATGGCTCGCGGGGCGCGCAAAACGCGACGATTGGGGCAGCCGCCCCGCCGCCGAACTCCATCTCGAAGACGCCGCCTGGGCCGACTAG
- a CDS encoding PH domain-containing protein, with protein MSDAAATLPAAEAPPAEPDWQRLHPATLALAIVRLGPKSFNFLPAVAALGFTGNWVWIVPALLAFLLFSLGAAWLGWMRFRFLVGDDEIVIESGVLSRQHRTIPFDRIQDVSIEQGLIARALGIARVGFETGAGGAGKENDAALDAIGLDAAQALRTTIRAHRSDAVAAPATPASDGAPPAAPAAEDRLLFAMTPRRLLVAGLFNFSLAALAVVGAAMQFFDDLLPFDFNVFSIRDWTDLAERYGLDQWVIAHRWIAGVGALVSLLAIGLVTGVATMLLANWNFRLTREPRALRRTRGLTTRTDVAIPVRRVQAAILVTGWIRRRFGWHELRLQSLASDGEKERDHQIVPFARLAEIDPVLGEVAIARPGDDQHWQHSHRIVALGGLVGATFCALGGLVSLGFGQPVGWAALAAAPLIAAVALAGARLHRWADLPAMVAIRRGFWKPKMTLLPHASVQSVDLKTDFILRPLGLATLVFGVPGGSALASHEIPAIPLASAEALRSAILAARGRS; from the coding sequence ATGAGCGACGCCGCCGCGACCCTGCCCGCCGCCGAAGCACCGCCGGCCGAGCCCGACTGGCAACGCCTGCACCCCGCGACGCTCGCGCTCGCGATCGTCAGGCTGGGGCCAAAATCCTTCAACTTCCTGCCCGCGGTCGCGGCGCTCGGCTTCACCGGCAACTGGGTGTGGATCGTCCCCGCCCTGCTCGCCTTCCTGCTCTTTTCGCTCGGCGCGGCGTGGCTCGGCTGGATGCGCTTCCGCTTCCTTGTCGGCGACGACGAGATCGTCATCGAGAGCGGGGTGCTATCGCGCCAGCACCGTACCATCCCCTTCGACCGCATCCAGGACGTCAGCATCGAACAGGGACTGATCGCGCGCGCACTCGGCATCGCCCGCGTCGGCTTCGAGACCGGCGCCGGCGGCGCGGGCAAGGAGAATGACGCCGCGCTCGACGCGATCGGGCTCGACGCCGCGCAGGCGCTGCGCACGACGATCCGCGCGCATCGCAGCGATGCCGTCGCCGCTCCCGCGACGCCCGCGTCCGACGGTGCCCCGCCGGCCGCCCCCGCCGCCGAGGACCGGCTGCTCTTCGCGATGACGCCGCGCCGCCTGCTCGTCGCGGGATTGTTCAACTTCTCGCTCGCCGCGCTCGCCGTGGTCGGCGCCGCGATGCAGTTTTTCGACGACCTGCTGCCCTTCGACTTCAACGTCTTCAGCATCCGCGACTGGACCGATCTCGCCGAACGATACGGCCTCGACCAGTGGGTGATCGCACATCGCTGGATCGCCGGGGTCGGCGCGCTGGTTTCGCTGCTCGCGATCGGCCTCGTCACCGGGGTCGCGACGATGCTGCTCGCCAACTGGAATTTCCGGCTGACGCGCGAACCGCGCGCGCTGCGCCGGACGCGCGGGCTGACGACGCGCACCGACGTCGCGATCCCGGTGCGCCGCGTCCAGGCCGCGATCCTCGTCACGGGCTGGATTCGCCGACGCTTCGGCTGGCACGAACTCCGCCTGCAAAGCCTCGCGAGCGACGGCGAGAAGGAACGCGATCACCAGATCGTCCCCTTCGCGAGGCTGGCGGAGATCGACCCCGTGCTCGGCGAAGTCGCGATCGCGCGGCCGGGCGACGACCAGCATTGGCAGCACAGCCACCGCATCGTCGCGCTCGGCGGACTGGTCGGCGCGACCTTCTGCGCGCTCGGCGGGCTCGTATCGCTGGGCTTTGGCCAGCCCGTGGGGTGGGCCGCGCTCGCCGCCGCGCCGCTGATCGCCGCGGTCGCGCTCGCCGGCGCGCGCCTGCATCGCTGGGCCGACCTGCCCGCGATGGTCGCGATCCGGCGCGGCTTCTGGAAACCCAAGATGACCCTGCTCCCCCACGCGTCGGTCCAGAGCGTCGACCTCAAGACCGATTTCATCCTGCGCCCCCTCGGCCTCGCCACGCTGGTCTTCGGCGTTCCGGGCGGCAGTGCGCTCGCCAGTCACGAAATTCCGGCGATCCCGCTCGCCAGCGCCGAGGCGCTGCGCAGCGCGATTCTCGCCGCGCGGGGCCGGTCATGA
- a CDS encoding PH domain-containing protein, translating to MTETAAAAHPTDPFDPQAINAADGLDPVDPRYGHVLRVVTALNMLPIAIGASVFDWLLIRHLEGPYGLITAAAWLIAIVMIISFPARRVQRWGYKIGEGQLRVARGWMFRTDTIVPFVRVQHIDVGQGPVERWFGLSHLIVHTSGTHNSTVTLPGLPADLAAAMRETIRRHIQTDFA from the coding sequence ATGACCGAGACCGCCGCCGCCGCGCACCCGACCGACCCCTTCGACCCGCAGGCGATCAACGCCGCCGACGGGCTCGACCCGGTCGATCCGCGCTACGGTCATGTGCTGCGCGTCGTCACCGCGCTCAACATGCTGCCGATCGCGATCGGGGCGAGCGTCTTCGACTGGCTGCTGATCCGGCATCTCGAAGGCCCCTACGGGCTGATCACCGCCGCCGCGTGGCTGATCGCGATCGTGATGATCATCAGCTTCCCGGCGCGGCGCGTCCAGCGCTGGGGGTACAAGATCGGCGAAGGACAGCTGCGCGTCGCGCGCGGCTGGATGTTCCGCACCGACACGATCGTGCCCTTCGTGCGCGTCCAGCATATCGACGTCGGGCAGGGGCCGGTCGAACGCTGGTTCGGCCTGTCGCACCTGATCGTGCACACCTCGGGCACGCACAACAGCACGGTCACCTTGCCGGGCCTGCCCGCCGATCTGGCGGCGGCGATGCGCGAGACGATCCGCCGCCACATCCAGACCGATTTCGCATGA
- a CDS encoding alkyl sulfatase dimerization domain-containing protein yields the protein MRRLTALLLASSLPLTAAAQDAASEATRAAQAELAKRLPLDDPRDMANATRGKLAEIPGGVILDKDGKTVWDRRPYAFLDAAKAPDTVNPSLWRQARLDAVHGLFEVVPGKVWQLRGYDISVMTIIRGQSGWIVVDPLLSEEVAAAGWKLFADTVEAKEGKKPIRAVIFSHSHSDHFGGVGGIVTPEQVKREKIRIIAPHGFSEEATAENVLAGTAMGRRALYMFGSILAPGPAGQVDTGLGPKLSSGTIGYMEPTETVGEGGGTLTIDGLAFEFLDAGGTEAPSEFTFYIPAYQALHTTEVVTRTLHNVLTLRGAQVRDALRWSKVIDAMLLKWGGKAAVAMASHHWPTWGTNDVSDLLANQRDAYRYVHDRTLFLANKGATLHELADATAEAPVQARDFSTRGYYGTLNHDMKATYQRYFGWWDGNPANFNPLPPEQSAPKYVALAGGADKLLAAGKAAVAAGDYRWAAELLNKLVFAEPANKDARAALASAYDQLGYQAESGAWRNYYLAAAASLRGNAVESTSGNGQSRSFVSAIPTAVFFDALATRFDAAKGSALNGTFQFLLPDSSEAIAVVVGGGVEFPRYGVTDPAPTATVTIDRKTLDDVMLGQAQFPALLQSGAIRVDGDRIAFLSWFALHPPADPRFNVVVP from the coding sequence ATGCGCCGATTGACCGCTTTGCTGCTCGCGAGCAGTCTGCCGCTGACGGCCGCCGCGCAGGATGCGGCAAGCGAGGCGACGCGCGCCGCGCAGGCCGAACTCGCCAAGCGCCTGCCGCTGGACGACCCGCGCGACATGGCGAACGCGACGCGCGGCAAGCTCGCCGAAATTCCGGGCGGCGTGATCCTCGACAAGGACGGCAAGACGGTGTGGGACCGGCGGCCCTACGCGTTCCTCGATGCAGCAAAAGCGCCCGACACCGTCAATCCTTCGCTGTGGCGGCAGGCGCGGCTCGACGCGGTCCACGGCCTGTTCGAGGTCGTCCCCGGCAAGGTGTGGCAGCTGCGCGGCTACGACATTTCGGTGATGACGATCATCCGCGGCCAGTCGGGGTGGATCGTCGTCGATCCCCTGTTGTCGGAGGAGGTCGCCGCCGCGGGGTGGAAACTCTTCGCCGACACGGTCGAGGCGAAGGAAGGGAAAAAGCCGATCAGGGCGGTGATCTTCAGCCACAGCCACAGCGACCATTTCGGCGGCGTCGGCGGGATCGTCACCCCCGAACAGGTGAAGCGCGAAAAGATCCGCATCATCGCGCCGCACGGCTTTTCGGAAGAAGCGACCGCCGAAAACGTCCTCGCGGGCACCGCGATGGGGCGGCGTGCGCTGTACATGTTCGGATCGATCCTCGCCCCCGGCCCGGCGGGACAGGTCGATACCGGGCTGGGCCCGAAGCTGTCGTCGGGGACGATCGGCTATATGGAGCCCACCGAGACGGTGGGCGAAGGCGGCGGCACGCTGACGATCGACGGGCTCGCGTTCGAATTCCTCGACGCCGGGGGAACCGAGGCGCCGTCCGAATTCACCTTCTACATCCCCGCCTACCAGGCGCTCCACACGACCGAGGTCGTCACCCGCACGCTGCACAATGTGCTGACGCTGCGCGGGGCGCAGGTCCGCGACGCGCTGCGCTGGTCGAAGGTGATCGACGCGATGCTGCTGAAATGGGGCGGCAAGGCCGCGGTCGCGATGGCGTCGCACCACTGGCCCACATGGGGGACGAACGATGTCAGCGACCTGCTCGCCAACCAGCGCGACGCCTATCGCTACGTCCACGACCGCACCCTCTTCCTCGCGAACAAGGGCGCGACCCTGCACGAACTCGCCGACGCGACGGCGGAGGCTCCTGTGCAGGCCCGCGATTTCTCGACGCGCGGCTATTATGGCACGCTCAACCACGACATGAAGGCGACCTACCAGCGCTATTTCGGCTGGTGGGACGGCAATCCGGCGAACTTCAACCCGTTGCCCCCCGAACAGTCGGCGCCCAAATATGTCGCGCTTGCTGGCGGGGCGGACAAATTGCTCGCCGCGGGCAAGGCGGCGGTCGCGGCGGGCGACTATCGCTGGGCGGCCGAATTGCTGAACAAGCTGGTGTTCGCCGAGCCGGCGAACAAGGACGCCCGCGCGGCGCTCGCCTCGGCCTACGATCAGCTCGGCTATCAGGCCGAATCGGGGGCGTGGCGCAACTATTATCTCGCCGCCGCGGCGAGCCTGCGCGGCAATGCCGTCGAAAGCACGTCGGGCAACGGCCAGAGCCGCAGCTTCGTCAGCGCGATCCCGACCGCGGTCTTCTTCGACGCGCTCGCGACGCGCTTCGACGCCGCGAAGGGAAGCGCGCTCAACGGCACCTTCCAGTTCCTACTGCCCGACAGCAGCGAAGCGATCGCGGTGGTGGTCGGCGGCGGGGTCGAATTCCCGCGCTATGGCGTCACCGATCCCGCGCCGACCGCGACGGTCACGATCGACCGCAAGACGCTCGACGACGTGATGCTCGGTCAGGCGCAATTCCCCGCGCTGCTCCAGTCGGGCGCGATCCGGGTCGACGGCGATCGCATAGCCTTTCTGTCGTGGTTCGCGCTGCATCCGCCCGCCGACCCGCGCTTCAATGTGGTTGTCCCCTAG
- a CDS encoding NAD(P)H-dependent oxidoreductase, with amino-acid sequence MAAAPHLLIAWHSRTGGSEALARAAADGAATARLVAAGDIAPEDLLAAAGYLFVGPENLAALSGVMKEMFDRCYYPCLGRLEGRPYATIICAGSDGTNAQRQLDRIATGWRLRRVADPVIVNTAAQTPEAILAPKTIPAAPLADARDLGAALAEGLAAGIF; translated from the coding sequence ATGGCCGCCGCACCGCATCTGCTGATCGCCTGGCACAGCCGCACCGGCGGCAGCGAAGCGCTTGCGCGCGCCGCGGCGGACGGCGCTGCAACGGCAAGGCTGGTCGCCGCGGGCGATATCGCGCCCGAAGATTTGCTGGCCGCGGCGGGGTATCTCTTCGTCGGTCCCGAAAACCTCGCCGCGCTGTCGGGTGTGATGAAGGAGATGTTCGACCGCTGTTATTACCCTTGCCTCGGCAGGCTCGAGGGGCGGCCCTATGCGACGATCATCTGCGCGGGGTCGGACGGGACAAACGCCCAGCGCCAGCTCGATCGCATCGCCACCGGCTGGCGGCTGCGGCGTGTCGCCGATCCGGTGATCGTCAATACCGCCGCGCAAACCCCCGAGGCGATCCTTGCGCCCAAGACGATTCCTGCGGCGCCGCTCGCCGACGCACGCGACCTCGGCGCCGCTCTCGCGGAAGGACTCGCCGCCGGAATCTTCTGA
- a CDS encoding TIR domain-containing protein — protein sequence MEETRRPRLFVSHHSSKYDVALHVERALARHDVDCWIAPRDVEPGEAFDSAIMGAIRDGAGVLLLFCSQSDKSPHVKRELILADNAHKAIIPLRLEEIVPDDLAYHLASAQWIDWLERRDDSIARIAAKAHQLVGARPTAPVAAPPRAADPHAAAADDLHASILAQASAPPPAATGISVRTLVIAGLLVAVAVMGAMLFMQGVDPKRTEVAAAPATAANPQAAAPDVPAPAAAPPEPAAAPLSTPPSFNCKFAAARAEKLICGDEELAALDRDLNRAYRQLDRVAGPLRQQIAAEQNGWRVGERDACSDAACVTDAMRQRITVLDSQRASLAAEPAE from the coding sequence ATGGAAGAAACAAGGCGCCCGCGGCTGTTCGTCAGTCACCATTCGAGCAAATATGACGTCGCGCTCCACGTCGAGCGCGCGCTGGCGCGTCACGACGTCGATTGCTGGATCGCGCCGCGCGACGTCGAGCCGGGCGAAGCGTTCGATTCGGCGATCATGGGGGCGATCCGCGACGGCGCGGGGGTGCTGCTGCTCTTTTGCAGCCAGTCGGACAAGAGCCCCCACGTCAAGCGCGAGCTGATCCTCGCCGACAATGCGCACAAGGCGATCATCCCGCTGCGGCTCGAAGAGATCGTGCCCGACGATCTCGCCTATCATCTGGCGAGCGCGCAATGGATCGACTGGCTGGAAAGACGCGACGATTCGATCGCGCGAATCGCCGCCAAGGCGCACCAGCTCGTCGGTGCGCGCCCGACCGCGCCGGTTGCCGCACCGCCGCGCGCCGCCGATCCGCACGCGGCGGCGGCCGACGATCTCCACGCCTCGATCCTCGCGCAGGCGTCCGCGCCGCCGCCCGCGGCGACCGGCATATCGGTGCGCACGCTGGTGATCGCGGGCCTGCTCGTCGCGGTCGCGGTGATGGGCGCCATGCTGTTCATGCAGGGCGTCGACCCCAAACGGACGGAGGTCGCCGCGGCGCCCGCCACCGCCGCGAATCCGCAGGCCGCAGCGCCCGACGTCCCGGCACCGGCCGCAGCGCCGCCCGAGCCCGCCGCGGCTCCGCTCAGCACCCCGCCGAGCTTCAACTGCAAATTCGCCGCCGCGCGCGCCGAAAAGCTGATCTGCGGCGACGAGGAACTGGCGGCGCTCGACCGCGACCTCAACCGCGCCTATCGCCAGCTCGACCGTGTCGCCGGGCCGCTGCGCCAGCAGATCGCCGCCGAGCAGAACGGCTGGCGCGTCGGCGAACGCGACGCGTGCAGCGACGCCGCCTGCGTCACCGACGCGATGCGCCAGCGCATCACCGTCCTCGATTCGCAGCGCGCCTCGCTGGCTGCCGAACCGGCCGAATAG